One genomic region from Thalassotalea sp. PS06 encodes:
- a CDS encoding penicillin acylase family protein has product MANLLVKSIKIILILLLVAIAAIYLYFRQSLPQLDGKVAGKIIQPVTVTRDEQGIAQVSGQSREDVSFALGYLHGQERYFQMDLLRRNSAGELSELFGALALNHDKKIRVHQFRKRVGQFVKLLTDEQTAILQRYTAGVNQGLSELGARPFEYALLSAEPKPWLAEDSLLALYSMYMDLQYEYGDRELLLGAMSDLLSADAFQFLIPKGSNWDAAVDGTTFATANIPQQQVFTSAANRSKSQQAQEFTLFPDNQEGFKGSNNWAVSGKVSKTGSAIVADDMHLGIGVPNIWYRTSLRYNSNGKAVAIDGVTLPGTPAIVVGSNHNIAWGFTNSYGDWNDLIKLVVSEDGNQYLTPDGYKTFVVEQETINIKEGDAASIDIKLTQWGPVIGVDHQGNLLAMRWVAHDPQGVNFNLFGLEYAQNVEQAIAAAHTAGIPAQNLMVGDKDGNIAWTIAGAIPRKFGLDNTGSQGWAVPQDWSTGDIGWSGYLTSEEYPVVLNPENNRLWTGNSRVVGGEMYQKLGNGGYALGARSQQIRDGLMAIEEFSEQDLLDIQNDDKAVFLAPWHNYLMETVLTEAFVSKQNYAPLVKHLNDWQARASIDSVGYLFVRQFRLNVRDELFAPLHEMINSAGDVNAIPLSFRPIRSLVEVPMWQMLMQQPEHLLPEGFESWTAFSQSIAASTYDELVEKYGAIDNATWGAHNTTNIQHPLSKAIPALGWLLDMPKDAVRGDTFMPRVQGVAFGSSQRMVVSPGHEEQAIFHMPSSQSGHPLSPFYGKGHEDWVQGVASPLLPGKTKYTLEFTPE; this is encoded by the coding sequence ATGGCTAACTTGTTAGTTAAATCGATAAAAATAATCCTCATCCTTTTGTTGGTGGCAATCGCCGCTATCTATCTGTATTTTCGACAAAGCCTGCCTCAACTTGATGGCAAGGTCGCTGGTAAAATCATCCAGCCGGTTACGGTAACCCGAGATGAGCAAGGTATTGCTCAGGTCTCAGGACAAAGCCGCGAAGATGTGAGTTTTGCGCTTGGCTACTTGCACGGCCAGGAACGTTATTTCCAGATGGATCTGCTGCGCAGGAATTCGGCGGGTGAATTATCCGAGCTGTTTGGCGCTCTGGCATTAAACCACGATAAGAAAATTCGCGTCCATCAGTTCAGAAAACGCGTCGGCCAATTTGTAAAACTGCTAACAGATGAGCAGACCGCGATTTTACAACGCTATACCGCGGGTGTTAACCAGGGCTTAAGTGAACTTGGTGCCAGACCTTTTGAATATGCGCTTTTAAGCGCAGAGCCTAAACCCTGGCTCGCCGAAGACAGCTTGCTAGCGTTGTATTCCATGTATATGGATCTGCAATATGAATACGGTGACAGAGAATTGTTACTTGGCGCCATGTCTGATTTGTTATCTGCGGATGCGTTTCAGTTTTTAATTCCTAAAGGTTCTAACTGGGATGCAGCAGTTGATGGCACCACGTTTGCCACCGCCAATATTCCGCAACAGCAAGTATTCACCTCTGCGGCCAACCGTTCTAAAAGCCAACAAGCTCAGGAATTCACTTTATTTCCTGATAACCAGGAAGGCTTTAAAGGCAGTAATAACTGGGCCGTATCCGGTAAGGTATCAAAAACCGGCAGCGCCATTGTTGCCGATGATATGCACTTAGGAATTGGTGTACCAAATATCTGGTATCGAACCAGCCTGCGCTATAACAGTAACGGTAAAGCTGTCGCTATTGATGGCGTTACTCTACCAGGTACTCCTGCGATTGTGGTTGGTAGTAACCACAACATCGCCTGGGGTTTCACCAATAGCTATGGCGACTGGAATGATTTGATCAAACTTGTGGTATCAGAAGATGGTAATCAATATTTAACTCCAGACGGTTACAAGACATTTGTTGTCGAGCAGGAAACCATCAACATAAAAGAGGGTGATGCCGCGTCAATTGATATTAAGTTAACGCAATGGGGCCCGGTTATCGGTGTAGATCATCAAGGTAACTTGCTCGCCATGCGTTGGGTGGCTCACGATCCACAAGGCGTTAACTTCAACCTGTTTGGCCTTGAATATGCGCAAAACGTTGAACAGGCCATTGCCGCCGCACACACCGCAGGTATCCCAGCACAAAATTTGATGGTCGGTGATAAAGATGGAAACATCGCCTGGACTATCGCCGGCGCCATACCAAGAAAGTTCGGTCTCGATAATACCGGTAGTCAGGGTTGGGCAGTGCCTCAAGACTGGAGTACTGGGGATATCGGTTGGTCCGGTTACCTTACATCCGAAGAATACCCTGTGGTATTAAACCCTGAAAATAACCGTCTTTGGACAGGCAACAGCCGCGTTGTTGGTGGTGAAATGTATCAAAAACTAGGTAACGGTGGTTATGCACTCGGTGCTCGTAGCCAGCAAATCCGCGATGGTTTGATGGCCATTGAAGAATTTAGCGAACAAGACTTATTAGACATTCAAAACGATGACAAAGCGGTGTTCTTAGCGCCTTGGCATAACTATTTGATGGAGACGGTATTAACCGAAGCATTTGTAAGCAAGCAAAACTACGCGCCGCTTGTGAAGCACTTGAACGATTGGCAGGCCAGAGCATCGATCGACTCGGTCGGTTATTTGTTTGTCCGTCAATTTCGACTAAATGTAAGGGATGAATTATTTGCGCCATTGCACGAGATGATAAATTCCGCGGGTGATGTAAATGCGATTCCGTTGTCATTCCGCCCTATCAGAAGTCTGGTGGAAGTACCGATGTGGCAAATGCTGATGCAACAGCCAGAACATTTATTGCCAGAGGGCTTTGAGAGCTGGACGGCATTTAGCCAATCAATCGCAGCTTCTACCTATGATGAGCTGGTTGAAAAATATGGTGCTATTGATAACGCAACCTGGGGTGCTCACAACACCACCAACATTCAGCATCCATTATCAAAAGCCATTCCAGCCCTAGGCTGGTTGTTAGATATGCCAAAAGATGCGGTGCGTGGTGATACATTTATGCCGCGTGTACAGGGGGTTGCTTTTGGATCCTCGCAACGTATGGTGGTATCTCCTGGCCATGAAGAGCAGGCAATTTTCCATATGCCTTCTTCGCAATCAGGTCACCCATTATCACCATTTTATGGCAAAGGCCATGAAGACTGGGTGCAAGGTGTCGCCTCGCCGCTATTACCAGGCAAGACAAAGTACACTCTAGAATTTACTCCTGAATAA
- a CDS encoding dipeptidyl-peptidase 3 family protein: MALKSLSRLSAAIVFASGISAFSAGAFAQPLNLKPEAKDRLNIYQEVELNADLTHLSDNQRKMLSLLIDASKIMDELFWLQAYGEGKKDLLKQIKDPEVKRFVKINYGPWDRLDGDKPFLTSVESKPEGAQFYPADMSKEEFEKAEFNGKTSLYTLVRKDKEGNLFSIPYSEAYSDHINRAAAILEKAATFADDESFGNYLKMRADALRSDEYQASDMAWMDMKTNPIDVVIGPIETYEDLLFGYRSAFESYVLIKDMSWSEKLAKYAEYLPKLQKDLPVKKAYKKEVPGSDADLNAYDVIYYAGHSNAGGKTIAINLPNDEEVQLEKGTRRLQLKNAMRAKFDAIMVPISEQLISEADRKHVTFNAFFANTMFHEVAHGLGIKNTINDKGTVRQALKEHASALEEGKADILGLYMVRQLLAEEVISEGELKDYYTTFMAGIFRSVRFGATSAHGKANMVRFNYFAENGAFSRDENGLYRVDMEKMTAAIDSLSELILTLQGDGDYEGVGKLMDESGMIKEALAADLAKLEEAKIPVDIVFKQGKMVLGL, encoded by the coding sequence ATGGCTTTAAAATCATTATCACGTTTGAGTGCGGCAATCGTATTCGCCAGCGGTATTAGTGCCTTTAGCGCGGGCGCATTTGCGCAACCACTCAATTTAAAACCGGAAGCGAAAGATCGCCTGAATATCTATCAGGAAGTTGAACTCAATGCCGATCTTACTCACTTAAGCGACAACCAACGCAAGATGCTGTCATTGCTTATCGATGCTTCAAAAATTATGGATGAGCTGTTTTGGCTGCAGGCCTACGGTGAAGGTAAAAAAGACTTACTCAAACAAATTAAAGACCCTGAAGTTAAACGGTTTGTAAAAATCAATTACGGCCCCTGGGATCGCCTCGATGGTGATAAGCCATTTTTAACTTCCGTGGAAAGCAAACCGGAAGGTGCGCAATTCTATCCTGCGGATATGAGCAAGGAAGAGTTTGAAAAAGCGGAATTTAACGGAAAAACCTCGTTGTACACGCTGGTGCGCAAAGACAAAGAAGGCAACCTGTTCTCCATCCCCTATTCCGAGGCCTATTCCGATCACATTAACCGCGCTGCCGCGATTTTAGAAAAAGCCGCGACGTTCGCCGATGATGAGTCGTTTGGCAATTACCTGAAAATGCGTGCCGATGCCCTGCGTAGCGACGAATATCAGGCGTCAGATATGGCTTGGATGGATATGAAAACCAACCCCATTGATGTGGTTATCGGCCCTATTGAAACCTATGAAGATTTATTGTTCGGTTATCGCAGCGCCTTTGAATCTTATGTCTTGATAAAAGATATGAGCTGGAGCGAAAAGCTGGCAAAATATGCGGAATATTTACCGAAACTTCAAAAAGACTTACCGGTTAAAAAAGCTTATAAAAAAGAAGTTCCCGGCTCAGATGCAGATTTAAATGCCTATGATGTTATTTATTATGCCGGCCATTCCAACGCTGGTGGTAAAACGATCGCCATTAACTTACCTAATGACGAAGAAGTGCAGCTTGAGAAAGGCACGCGCCGCCTGCAACTGAAAAACGCCATGCGTGCTAAGTTTGATGCCATCATGGTGCCAATTTCCGAGCAACTGATCAGCGAAGCCGATCGCAAGCACGTTACTTTCAATGCTTTCTTTGCCAATACCATGTTCCACGAAGTCGCCCATGGCTTAGGCATTAAAAACACCATTAATGATAAAGGCACGGTGCGCCAGGCTTTGAAAGAACATGCCTCGGCACTGGAAGAAGGCAAAGCCGATATCCTTGGCCTTTACATGGTACGTCAATTACTGGCTGAAGAAGTTATTAGTGAAGGTGAGCTAAAGGATTACTACACCACCTTTATGGCCGGTATATTCCGTTCGGTTCGCTTTGGCGCCACCAGTGCTCATGGTAAAGCGAATATGGTTCGCTTTAATTACTTTGCCGAAAACGGCGCATTTTCACGTGACGAGAATGGCTTATATCGCGTCGATATGGAAAAGATGACCGCTGCTATCGATTCTCTGTCTGAATTGATCCTGACATTACAGGGCGACGGTGACTATGAAGGCGTTGGCAAATTAATGGATGAATCGGGGATGATCAAAGAAGCGCTTGCCGCCGATTTAGCAAAACTGGAAGAAGCTAAAATACCCGTCGACATTGTCTTTAAACAAGGCAAAATGGTGTTAGGATTATAA
- a CDS encoding glycine cleavage system protein R: MKHIVISFLGKDKPGIVDTLAKTIKLHHGNWQTSSMRKLSGFFAGILEVSVDNEHSENLLAALKDIEGLSISTEVTEPVSLADETIRLDLTANDRIGIIGEISSVIHAQGGNLVKLVSTQGNAPHFGQKLFKATATIAITGDDHIDSLVGALEGIADDLIVDVVVN; this comes from the coding sequence ATGAAACATATTGTGATTTCGTTTTTAGGCAAGGATAAGCCCGGTATCGTTGATACTCTGGCGAAAACGATTAAGCTGCATCACGGTAACTGGCAGACCTCAAGTATGCGTAAGTTGTCGGGATTTTTTGCCGGTATTTTGGAAGTATCTGTCGATAACGAGCACAGTGAGAATTTACTGGCAGCGCTAAAAGATATTGAAGGCCTGTCTATTTCCACCGAAGTAACAGAGCCAGTATCACTTGCCGATGAAACCATTCGCCTTGATCTGACCGCTAATGATCGTATCGGTATTATTGGTGAAATTTCATCAGTGATTCACGCCCAGGGCGGTAACTTAGTCAAACTAGTAAGCACCCAGGGTAACGCTCCGCATTTTGGCCAAAAGCTATTTAAGGCCACTGCCACCATTGCCATTACTGGCGATGATCATATCGATTCTTTGGTCGGCGCTTTGGAAGGCATTGCCGATGATCTCATTGTTGATGTGGTGGTGAATTAG
- a CDS encoding PstS family phosphate ABC transporter substrate-binding protein: MTIKRVLTAVSFAVATFTSQSVLALDENLPEYKKVSGISGNLSSVGSDTLANMMTFWAEEFKRNYPSVNIQIQAAGSSTAPPALTEATSNIGPMSRKMKSKEIEAFEKKFGYKPTPVRVAIDALAVFVHKDNPIEGLSIQQVDAIFSSNRKCKGEKDIDRWDDLGLTGDWEGKDIQLYGRNSVSGTYGYFKSKALCKGDFKNTVNEQPGSASVVQSISASLNGIGYSGIGYMTSGVRTLPLSKKGTDYVEANMENATSGDYPLSRYLYVYVNKHPSKPLAPKEAEFLKMILSKSGQKIVEKDGYIPLPASVSEKEMKKLGLL; the protein is encoded by the coding sequence ATGACTATTAAACGAGTATTAACAGCGGTAAGTTTTGCTGTTGCCACTTTTACCAGCCAATCGGTTTTGGCTTTGGACGAAAACCTACCTGAATATAAGAAAGTAAGCGGTATTTCCGGCAACCTTTCTTCTGTTGGTTCTGATACTCTTGCGAACATGATGACGTTCTGGGCAGAAGAGTTTAAGCGCAATTACCCAAGCGTTAACATTCAAATTCAGGCGGCAGGTTCATCTACTGCGCCACCAGCTCTTACCGAAGCCACTTCAAACATTGGCCCAATGAGCCGTAAGATGAAATCAAAAGAAATTGAAGCTTTTGAAAAGAAATTCGGTTACAAACCAACGCCAGTTCGTGTAGCGATTGATGCGCTTGCCGTATTTGTACACAAAGATAACCCAATCGAAGGCCTTAGCATTCAGCAGGTTGACGCGATATTCTCAAGCAACCGTAAATGTAAAGGCGAAAAAGATATCGACCGTTGGGATGACCTTGGTCTGACAGGCGACTGGGAAGGTAAAGACATCCAGTTATATGGTCGTAATTCAGTATCTGGTACTTACGGTTACTTTAAATCAAAAGCCCTTTGTAAAGGTGACTTTAAAAACACCGTAAACGAGCAACCAGGTTCTGCGTCTGTAGTACAGTCAATTTCTGCTTCTTTAAACGGCATCGGTTATTCAGGTATTGGTTATATGACCTCTGGCGTTCGCACCTTACCTCTAAGTAAAAAAGGTACTGATTACGTAGAAGCTAACATGGAAAATGCTACTTCAGGTGATTACCCACTATCTCGTTACCTATACGTTTATGTGAACAAGCACCCTAGCAAGCCACTTGCTCCAAAAGAAGCTGAGTTCTTAAAAATGATTCTTTCTAAATCAGGCCAGAAGATTGTAGAAAAAGATGGTTATATCCCTCTTCCTGCATCAGTATCTGAGAAAGAAATGAAGAAGCTAGGTCTTCTTTAA
- a CDS encoding porin, whose translation MNLVKSSTAFAVLTALSSTAMAETEFYGKANVTVQLSDEGEGSFSEVKSNASRLGVNSHYDINDDLKVIVKFEVQVDVDGEGDENISGRNQYVGLEGSFGKLVLGKNDTVTKQSQGKVDLFNDMEGDIKNIFKGENRLRDTVTYKTPKFGEFQLGLTYVTNGSANEDDEGISAALFYGDNQLKKTNWFASVAMDRDVKGYDVNRATVSTKLAGVTLGAMIQNQEDLESGEEMDGYFVSAKYSINDLVLKGQYQSGNFELEETGFTSSDDASGYTVGVDYKLAKNAKLMAFYTDFQFDDATDRNYFGTGIEYKF comes from the coding sequence ATGAACTTAGTAAAATCTTCTACAGCTTTTGCTGTACTAACCGCTCTTTCATCAACCGCAATGGCTGAGACCGAATTTTACGGTAAAGCTAATGTAACTGTTCAACTTTCAGATGAAGGTGAAGGTAGCTTCTCAGAAGTTAAGAGTAACGCATCACGTTTAGGTGTTAACTCGCACTATGATATCAATGATGATTTAAAAGTTATCGTTAAATTTGAAGTACAGGTTGATGTAGATGGTGAAGGTGACGAGAACATCTCAGGCCGTAACCAATACGTAGGTTTAGAAGGAAGCTTCGGTAAACTAGTACTAGGGAAGAACGATACTGTAACGAAACAGTCGCAAGGTAAAGTTGATTTATTCAACGATATGGAAGGCGATATCAAAAACATCTTTAAAGGTGAAAACCGTCTTCGCGACACCGTAACTTATAAAACGCCTAAGTTTGGCGAGTTCCAGTTAGGTCTTACTTACGTAACTAACGGTAGTGCAAACGAAGATGATGAAGGTATCAGTGCGGCATTATTCTACGGTGACAACCAACTTAAGAAAACCAACTGGTTTGCTTCTGTTGCTATGGACCGTGACGTTAAAGGTTATGACGTAAATCGTGCAACGGTTTCTACCAAGCTAGCTGGTGTAACTCTTGGTGCAATGATTCAGAACCAGGAAGATTTAGAATCTGGTGAAGAAATGGACGGCTACTTCGTTTCTGCGAAATACAGCATTAACGACTTGGTATTGAAAGGTCAGTACCAAAGCGGTAACTTCGAGTTAGAAGAGACAGGTTTTACCTCTTCTGATGATGCGTCTGGCTACACCGTAGGTGTTGATTACAAGCTTGCTAAGAACGCTAAATTAATGGCTTTCTACACGGACTTCCAGTTCGATGATGCGACTGACCGCAACTACTTCGGTACCGGTATCGAATATAAGTTCTAA
- the phoB gene encoding phosphate regulon transcriptional regulator PhoB: MNRQILVVEDETPIREMITFVLEQNGFNTIEAADYEEAKACLVDPLPDLVLLDWMLPGGSGIKIAKEIKQQEYTRDIPIIMLTARSDEDDKVKGFEIGVDDYVTKPFSPKELIARIKAVIRRVAPTALEELIEFKGLSLDPVSHRVAINDKPIDLGPTEFKMLHFFMTHPERVYSREQLLDNVWGTNVYVEDRTVDVHIRRLRKSIAGNGHEEFVQTVRGAGYRFSSRVN; encoded by the coding sequence ATGAACCGACAAATATTAGTAGTTGAAGATGAAACTCCAATTCGTGAAATGATCACCTTTGTGTTGGAGCAAAATGGTTTTAATACCATTGAGGCCGCTGACTATGAAGAGGCAAAAGCCTGTTTAGTTGATCCACTTCCCGACTTAGTATTACTGGACTGGATGCTGCCTGGTGGCAGCGGCATTAAAATTGCCAAAGAAATTAAGCAACAGGAATATACTCGCGATATTCCGATTATAATGCTCACTGCCCGCTCTGATGAAGACGATAAAGTGAAAGGCTTTGAAATTGGTGTTGACGATTATGTTACTAAGCCGTTTTCGCCGAAAGAACTTATCGCCCGTATTAAAGCGGTGATTCGCCGTGTTGCGCCGACTGCGTTAGAAGAGCTAATTGAGTTCAAAGGCCTGAGCTTAGATCCGGTTTCTCACCGTGTTGCTATCAATGATAAACCCATTGATTTGGGGCCGACTGAGTTCAAAATGCTGCACTTCTTTATGACCCACCCCGAAAGAGTTTACTCGCGAGAACAATTACTTGATAATGTTTGGGGTACTAATGTTTATGTTGAAGACCGAACCGTTGATGTGCATATCCGACGTTTGCGCAAATCTATCGCTGGCAATGGCCACGAGGAATTTGTCCAGACAGTGCGTGGAGCTGGTTATCGATTCTCCAGCAGGGTAAATTAA
- the phoR gene encoding phosphate regulon sensor histidine kinase PhoR, with protein sequence MIYRFSLKQFFSRVLTVISCLIVVGLLLDQLQLVLLIGAVIALIWNYKHLLKLINWLWQKNLISPPESTGIWGHIYDGIYRRTQKYRRKQRDLNARIREFRDGAEALPDAAIVLDLEYCIRWSNKKASYLLDIRWPMDNGQRITNLVRSPELANYIGKEDFSAPCSLVSPDNEDQQLELRFMPYGDEQYLMLARDVSQLRRVEKMRSDFVANVSHELKTPLTVVRGYVEMIQEDNDFSDHWSRSFDTIEEQVTRMDRLVQQLLILSRVEVNADIDIRAMVNVPELINTLIDDASVLNKHKQHRLSFDIDPSLGLMGNESELKSAFSNLLVNAINYTPEGGDIKVSWQRVGEHCVYQVTDSGIGIRQEDIDRLTERFYRVDKSRSRDTGGTGLGLAIVKHVAQHHNAKLLIQSTLHKGSTFSIEFPAQDSFVIGENYPKQKSIY encoded by the coding sequence ATGATCTACCGCTTTTCACTAAAGCAGTTTTTTAGTCGAGTTTTAACTGTCATTAGTTGTCTTATCGTAGTTGGTTTACTGCTTGACCAGCTGCAGTTGGTTCTGCTGATTGGAGCGGTTATCGCTCTAATCTGGAACTACAAACACCTGCTTAAGCTGATCAATTGGCTATGGCAGAAGAATCTAATATCCCCACCTGAATCCACAGGTATCTGGGGCCACATTTACGATGGCATCTATCGTAGGACTCAAAAATATCGGCGCAAACAGCGCGATCTCAATGCCCGCATTCGAGAATTTCGTGATGGCGCCGAAGCCTTGCCTGATGCAGCTATCGTCCTCGATCTTGAATACTGTATACGCTGGTCAAACAAAAAAGCGAGCTATCTATTGGACATTCGTTGGCCAATGGATAATGGTCAGCGAATTACCAACCTGGTGCGTTCACCAGAACTAGCAAACTATATTGGCAAGGAAGACTTTTCCGCGCCTTGCTCGCTGGTTTCTCCTGACAATGAAGACCAACAACTAGAACTGCGTTTCATGCCCTACGGTGATGAGCAATACCTGATGCTGGCGCGAGATGTCAGTCAGCTACGCCGGGTTGAAAAGATGCGAAGCGATTTCGTTGCTAATGTTTCCCATGAGTTGAAAACGCCATTAACTGTGGTTCGCGGCTATGTTGAGATGATACAGGAAGACAATGATTTTTCCGACCACTGGTCGCGCTCTTTTGACACCATAGAAGAGCAGGTTACCCGTATGGACAGGTTGGTTCAGCAATTATTGATTTTGTCCCGGGTTGAGGTTAATGCCGATATCGATATCCGGGCTATGGTCAATGTTCCTGAACTTATCAATACACTAATCGACGATGCGTCGGTATTGAACAAACATAAGCAACATCGCTTGTCCTTCGATATTGACCCCTCGCTGGGGCTAATGGGCAATGAGTCTGAATTGAAAAGTGCTTTCAGTAACTTATTGGTAAATGCCATCAATTACACCCCAGAAGGTGGCGACATTAAAGTGAGTTGGCAGCGAGTCGGCGAACATTGTGTTTATCAGGTTACTGACTCGGGAATCGGTATTCGTCAGGAAGACATAGACCGGTTAACAGAGCGCTTCTATCGAGTTGATAAATCGCGTTCCCGAGATACCGGCGGTACCGGACTTGGCCTTGCCATCGTAAAGCATGTCGCCCAACATCATAACGCAAAGTTGCTGATACAAAGCACCTTACACAAAGGCTCCACATTTTCGATTGAGTTTCCCGCTCAGGACAGTTTTGTCATTGGCGAAAATTACCCGAAACAGAAGAGTATTTATTAA
- a CDS encoding DUF1428 domain-containing protein, with amino-acid sequence MNASEAAKVFKEYGAIRVVECWGDDVPEGKLTSFPMAVICQCDEIVCFSWLTWPSKTFRDEHIEKIMNDPRLQPENNPMPFDGSRMIFGGFEVIVDV; translated from the coding sequence ATAAATGCAAGTGAAGCTGCAAAAGTATTTAAAGAATATGGCGCAATTCGCGTTGTTGAATGTTGGGGAGATGATGTTCCCGAAGGCAAACTCACGTCGTTTCCCATGGCGGTAATATGTCAGTGCGATGAAATCGTTTGTTTTTCCTGGCTTACCTGGCCGTCAAAAACATTCAGAGATGAACATATCGAGAAAATTATGAACGATCCGCGCCTGCAACCAGAGAATAACCCGATGCCATTTGATGGTAGCCGAATGATTTTTGGCGGATTCGAAGTTATTGTTGATGTGTAG
- a CDS encoding phage holin family protein — MGIITNILLLSISIFLVSKMMSGIHLKSFWTAVVVAIVYSIADILLYWFLVIISMPLIILTFGLFVFVLNAFLLWLTDQLLDDFEIESFGTTLVASFIITVINLVLGWIFLPGA; from the coding sequence ATGGGCATCATAACCAATATCTTACTGTTGAGTATATCTATTTTTTTAGTTTCGAAGATGATGTCCGGCATTCATTTAAAAAGCTTCTGGACCGCAGTAGTTGTCGCAATTGTTTACTCTATCGCCGATATCCTTTTGTATTGGTTTTTAGTGATCATTTCCATGCCTTTGATCATTCTCACCTTCGGCTTATTTGTATTTGTTTTAAATGCGTTTTTACTCTGGCTAACCGATCAACTGCTCGACGATTTTGAAATAGAAAGCTTCGGCACAACCTTAGTGGCTTCGTTTATTATTACCGTGATCAACCTGGTATTGGGTTGGATATTTTTACCTGGTGCGTAA
- the rdgC gene encoding recombination-associated protein RdgC, with amino-acid sequence MWFKNLYIFAFTRPFTINEEELESQLQENQFRPCGKTELSHFGWSNALGKHGQRLIHHANGCYLLSARKEEKILPASVVKEALDEKVEQLEQEHSRKATKKEKEQFKEDITFELLPRAFSRISDTQGYICPEKNIIVINTSSRGKAEDFLALLRKSLGSLPVTSFAPETGAETVMTSWLLEQNLPEQFLIGFEGELKALGEDAAVIRCKNQDLLSDEILAHLNTDKQVVKIAFDWDQTLSCVLAEDLSVKRVKFFDVIHEQNADIPKDDMLVKIDADFTLMTGELNRFIDDLLAQFGLRTDSYLEQE; translated from the coding sequence ATGTGGTTTAAGAACTTATATATTTTTGCGTTTACTCGTCCATTTACCATAAACGAAGAAGAGCTTGAAAGCCAACTTCAGGAAAATCAGTTTCGCCCTTGTGGTAAAACCGAATTGTCTCATTTTGGCTGGAGCAATGCGTTAGGAAAACATGGCCAGCGCCTGATACACCATGCCAATGGTTGCTATCTGTTATCTGCTCGCAAAGAAGAGAAGATTCTTCCAGCTTCTGTGGTAAAAGAAGCCTTAGATGAAAAAGTAGAGCAGCTGGAGCAAGAACACTCCCGTAAGGCTACCAAGAAAGAAAAAGAGCAGTTTAAAGAAGATATTACCTTTGAATTGTTGCCACGCGCATTTTCCAGAATTAGCGACACTCAAGGATATATTTGTCCTGAGAAAAATATCATCGTTATCAATACCTCTTCTCGCGGTAAAGCCGAAGATTTCCTGGCATTGTTACGTAAATCATTAGGTAGCCTGCCGGTAACCTCATTCGCGCCAGAAACCGGTGCCGAAACAGTAATGACCAGCTGGTTATTAGAGCAGAACTTACCAGAGCAATTCCTGATTGGTTTTGAAGGTGAACTAAAAGCGTTAGGCGAAGATGCTGCGGTGATCCGTTGTAAGAACCAGGACTTATTATCCGATGAGATCCTGGCGCATTTAAACACCGACAAGCAGGTAGTGAAAATTGCGTTTGATTGGGACCAAACCCTATCTTGTGTGCTAGCCGAAGACTTAAGTGTTAAACGCGTGAAGTTCTTTGACGTTATCCATGAGCAAAATGCGGATATCCCTAAAGATGACATGCTAGTGAAAATTGACGCCGATTTCACCTTGATGACGGGTGAGTTAAACCGCTTTATCGACGATTTACTGGCGCAGTTTGGTTTGCGTACAGATAGTTACCTGGAACAGGAATAA